A genome region from Ligilactobacillus cholophilus includes the following:
- a CDS encoding aldose epimerase family protein, with amino-acid sequence MKKEVIQGKEIQRFTLTNANKTKVVILSLGGIIQEFSIINQGQRQNLVVNFDSAKEYVENPYQICKQIGRVAGRIKNGCFELNDKLVQVPVNEGTNTLHGGEHGVSSQVFDGYQVADNEVTLSLNLDPTVDGFPGDLTLQINYFLTDEDRLNVTYDLVAKTDTVYDPTIHIYWALDQGLNDTTLNINGDEITETTADKIPTGELQKVNGTAYDFTNDQNLAEAVTKLRNEEGLKGFDTAYKVQDSLKEPVAVVNEHNKCVKIKIFSDRNGLVIFTADPKNAANDEKGLFNSLATEVQTLPDSLHNGKFGNVRLTAGEHKRMQIAYQIEKY; translated from the coding sequence ATGAAAAAAGAAGTTATTCAGGGGAAAGAGATTCAAAGATTTACATTAACTAATGCAAATAAAACTAAAGTAGTGATTTTATCACTTGGAGGTATTATCCAAGAATTTTCGATTATTAACCAAGGACAACGTCAAAATTTAGTTGTAAATTTTGATTCTGCAAAAGAATATGTTGAAAATCCATATCAAATTTGCAAGCAAATTGGTCGGGTAGCTGGTCGAATTAAGAACGGTTGCTTTGAATTAAATGATAAGTTAGTTCAAGTGCCAGTAAATGAAGGAACTAATACATTACATGGAGGGGAACATGGTGTTAGTTCACAAGTTTTCGATGGCTATCAAGTTGCTGATAATGAAGTTACTTTAAGTTTAAATTTAGATCCTACGGTTGATGGCTTTCCTGGTGATTTAACATTACAAATCAATTACTTTTTAACTGATGAAGATCGTTTAAATGTTACATATGATCTTGTAGCAAAAACAGACACAGTTTATGACCCAACAATTCATATTTATTGGGCTTTAGATCAAGGATTAAACGATACAACATTAAATATTAATGGTGATGAAATTACTGAAACAACAGCAGATAAAATCCCAACAGGTGAGTTACAAAAAGTTAATGGTACTGCATATGATTTTACAAATGATCAAAATTTAGCAGAAGCTGTTACAAAATTGCGTAACGAAGAAGGTTTAAAGGGATTTGATACTGCTTATAAAGTTCAAGATAGTTTAAAAGAACCAGTTGCAGTCGTCAATGAACACAATAAATGTGTTAAAATAAAAATCTTCAGTGATCGCAATGGACTTGTCATCTTTACAGCTGATCCAAAGAATGCTGCTAATGATGAAAAGGGATTGTTTAACTCGCTAGCTACTGAAGTGCAGACCTTGCCTGATTCATTACATAATGGTAAATTTGGTAATGTCCGGTTAACAGCTGGCGAACATAAGCGCATGCAAATTGCGTATCAAATAGAAAAATACTAA
- a CDS encoding SLC45 family MFS transporter — translation MDNNKPKAGLPNLKPSTIWMINFGFLGVQMAFTLQSSQMSRIFQTIGANPNDLGWFFILPPLAGLIVQPLVGYFSDRTWAPKLSGRRLPYLLLGTLVAVIVMCLLPNSGSFGLGYASIAAMSFAAVTVAFLDLSSNVAMQPFKMMIGDMVNDEQKSYAYGIQSFLSNTGAVLAAIFPFILTMFGIANTAQKGDVPMSVKLSFYVGAIILIITSLFTVLRVHEYDPATYAKYHGITEEDNEEKVGMFELLKKAPRAFWTVTLVQFFCWFAFQYLWTYSNGAIAANVWHTTDTASAGFQDAGNWYGILAAVQSIAAVIWSYVLAKLPNKFHKLGYAGSLALGAVGFGSVFYIHDKWLLLVSFTLVGIAWAAMNTYPLTIVTNALSGKHMGTYLGLFNGSICLPQIVASLASFVLFPLFGGEQTNMFLFSGIIMLLGALSVFLIKETSAEAPAEPDQIDGEI, via the coding sequence ATGGATAATAACAAGCCCAAAGCAGGGCTTCCTAATTTAAAACCAAGTACAATCTGGATGATTAACTTTGGCTTTTTAGGGGTTCAAATGGCTTTCACCTTACAAAGCTCACAAATGAGTCGGATTTTTCAAACTATTGGGGCAAACCCTAATGATTTAGGTTGGTTTTTCATTTTGCCACCATTGGCAGGCTTAATCGTACAACCATTAGTAGGTTATTTTTCAGATCGAACATGGGCACCTAAATTAAGTGGACGTCGTTTACCATACTTATTACTTGGTACTTTGGTCGCTGTAATTGTAATGTGCTTACTTCCTAACTCAGGAAGTTTCGGTTTAGGTTATGCATCGATTGCTGCAATGTCATTTGCTGCGGTTACTGTTGCTTTTCTTGATTTATCATCAAATGTTGCAATGCAACCATTCAAAATGATGATTGGTGATATGGTTAATGATGAGCAAAAGAGTTATGCATATGGGATTCAAAGTTTCTTATCAAACACTGGTGCAGTTTTAGCTGCAATTTTCCCATTTATCTTAACAATGTTTGGTATTGCTAATACAGCCCAAAAGGGTGATGTACCAATGTCAGTTAAATTATCATTCTATGTTGGTGCAATTATCTTAATTATTACAAGTTTATTTACAGTATTACGTGTTCATGAATATGATCCAGCAACATATGCTAAGTATCACGGTATTACTGAAGAAGATAACGAAGAAAAAGTTGGAATGTTTGAATTGTTGAAGAAAGCACCACGTGCATTCTGGACAGTTACATTAGTTCAATTCTTCTGCTGGTTTGCTTTCCAATACTTATGGACATATTCAAACGGAGCAATTGCAGCTAACGTATGGCACACAACAGATACAGCTTCAGCTGGTTTCCAAGATGCTGGTAACTGGTATGGAATCTTAGCTGCTGTTCAATCAATTGCTGCTGTAATTTGGTCATATGTTTTAGCTAAGTTACCTAACAAATTCCACAAATTAGGTTATGCTGGTAGTTTAGCATTAGGTGCAGTTGGTTTTGGTTCAGTATTCTACATCCATGACAAGTGGTTATTACTTGTATCATTCACATTAGTTGGAATTGCATGGGCAGCTATGAATACATATCCATTAACAATTGTTACAAATGCATTATCTGGTAAACATATGGGAACATACTTAGGTCTCTTTAATGGCTCAATTTGCTTACCACAAATTGTTGCTTCATTAGCAAGTTTCGTTCTCTTCCCATTATTTGGTGGCGAACAAACAAATATGTTCTTATTCTCAGGAATTATTATGTTACTAGGTGCATTATCTGTATTCTTAATTAAAGAAACAAGTGCAGAAGCTCCTGCAGAACCTGATCAAATTGATGGTGAAATTTAA
- a CDS encoding glycoside hydrolase family 13 protein, which translates to MDLTGIYHRPESEYAFITGKDTMSIRLRTVKDDIESVELVAGDPYAIRSLNSKWFNRKIPMKKGLSTDLYDYWTVSITEPKHRLAYGFFITDQKGQQVLYNDQGFQFNYDENYLAQENNYFRMPFFQQIDMFNAPEWVKNTVWYQIFPERFANGDPTINPKGTKEWDSTIHPGRQDFYGGDLQGVIDHLDHLVDLGVNGIYFNPIFKAPSNHKYDTEDYFEIDPHFGNKELFKKLVSEAHKRNIKVMLDAVFNHIGDQSPQWQDVLQHGKDSQYADWFHINGFPVHYTPTDNFEFAADANYETFDYTPHMPKLNTTNKEVQDYLLSIATYWIKEFDIDAWRLDVANEIDHHFWREFHDATTALKPDFYILGEIWHTAQPWLQGDQFTGVMNYAYIEAIKEHFIEHVTTATEMKNNLNRQLMLYNDAADRMMFNVLDSHDTARIKTLAHDDMDLVKQIFGFTFIQPGTPSIYYGTEYGMTGENDPDDRKPMVWNEKLQDHDFYAFMQKLIKVRKQIVKYLDVQQLNWSEIDDELGFMKLNYGNLEARFNTGVAEINSPIENAEILIENGYQDEILNPKGFAIYIKK; encoded by the coding sequence ATGGATTTGACAGGAATTTATCATCGTCCCGAAAGTGAATATGCATTTATAACAGGAAAAGATACAATGTCAATTCGGTTACGTACAGTTAAAGATGATATTGAAAGTGTTGAACTAGTTGCAGGAGATCCATATGCAATTCGTTCACTTAACAGCAAATGGTTCAATCGAAAAATTCCAATGAAGAAGGGATTAAGTACAGACTTATACGATTACTGGACAGTTTCAATTACTGAACCTAAGCATCGCTTGGCATATGGCTTCTTTATTACAGATCAAAAAGGACAACAAGTTTTATATAACGATCAAGGATTTCAATTTAACTATGATGAAAATTATTTGGCGCAAGAAAATAATTACTTTAGAATGCCTTTCTTTCAACAAATTGATATGTTTAATGCACCAGAATGGGTAAAGAATACAGTTTGGTATCAAATTTTCCCAGAACGTTTTGCAAATGGAGATCCAACTATTAATCCCAAGGGAACAAAAGAATGGGATTCAACTATTCATCCTGGACGCCAAGATTTTTATGGCGGTGATCTTCAAGGTGTAATTGATCATTTAGATCACTTGGTTGATTTAGGAGTTAATGGAATCTATTTCAATCCAATTTTTAAAGCACCATCTAATCATAAATATGATACAGAAGATTATTTTGAAATCGATCCTCATTTTGGAAACAAAGAATTATTTAAAAAATTAGTTTCAGAAGCACATAAACGAAATATCAAAGTGATGCTGGATGCAGTTTTCAATCATATTGGTGATCAATCTCCACAATGGCAAGATGTCCTTCAACATGGTAAAGATTCCCAATATGCAGATTGGTTTCATATTAATGGATTTCCTGTTCATTATACGCCAACTGATAATTTTGAGTTTGCGGCGGATGCCAATTATGAAACCTTTGACTATACACCTCACATGCCTAAATTAAATACTACAAATAAAGAGGTTCAAGATTACTTACTATCAATTGCAACATATTGGATCAAAGAATTCGATATAGACGCATGGCGTTTAGATGTTGCTAATGAAATCGACCATCATTTCTGGCGTGAATTTCATGATGCAACAACCGCATTAAAACCAGATTTTTATATTTTAGGAGAGATTTGGCATACTGCTCAACCATGGTTACAGGGTGATCAATTTACTGGTGTAATGAATTATGCTTATATTGAAGCAATCAAAGAACACTTTATTGAACATGTAACTACAGCTACTGAAATGAAAAATAATTTAAATCGACAATTGATGCTATACAATGATGCTGCTGACAGAATGATGTTTAATGTTTTAGATTCACATGATACAGCTAGAATTAAAACGTTAGCACATGATGATATGGATTTAGTTAAACAAATTTTTGGCTTTACTTTTATTCAACCAGGGACACCAAGCATTTATTATGGAACTGAATACGGAATGACAGGTGAGAATGACCCCGATGATCGTAAGCCAATGGTTTGGAATGAAAAATTACAAGATCATGATTTTTATGCATTTATGCAAAAATTGATCAAGGTAAGAAAACAGATTGTGAAATATTTAGATGTTCAACAGTTAAATTGGAGCGAAATTGACGACGAACTTGGTTTCATGAAGTTAAATTACGGCAATTTAGAGGCAAGATTTAATACAGGAGTAGCTGAAATTAATTCTCCAATCGAAAATGCAGAAATATTAATAGAAAACGGTTATCAGGATGAAATTTTAAATCCGAAAGGCTTTGCAATTTACATTAAAAAATGA
- a CDS encoding LacI family DNA-binding transcriptional regulator: protein MTTIKDVAQRAGVSPSTVSRALHDSSLISRDTKEKIWAAMKELNYEPNFAAQNLANSSSNIIGVILPPNKQSVANNPFFSQIIQGITAVCNQQSYLVSIATGKNDHELIKNIKTMIIQGKTNKFIVTYSQKSDQVVNFLRDEKVNYVLIGEPTKWENETLYVNNDNVKCGQDATSYLISCGYKTPVFVYSNLTEMVQYDRYIGYSQELQKNAKKTIEFKMESQKLLEKLNHFLETHPEIDSFVVSDDIMAITLQDMLLATNRKSPDYGIISFNNSIFARAAHPSITSIEIFPDSLGTQAAKLILKTDDLPSFDKQQAGFPHVTIPHKIVRRHSTK from the coding sequence ATGACTACAATTAAGGATGTAGCTCAAAGAGCAGGGGTATCACCATCAACGGTATCACGTGCGTTACATGATAGCTCTTTGATTAGTAGAGATACAAAAGAAAAAATTTGGGCAGCGATGAAAGAGTTAAATTATGAACCTAATTTTGCAGCTCAAAACTTAGCAAATAGTTCATCAAATATTATTGGTGTAATTTTACCGCCAAATAAACAATCAGTTGCCAATAATCCCTTTTTTTCACAAATAATTCAGGGAATTACAGCTGTTTGTAATCAACAATCATATTTAGTTTCAATTGCTACTGGAAAAAATGACCATGAATTAATTAAAAATATAAAGACCATGATTATTCAAGGAAAAACAAATAAATTTATTGTTACATATTCACAAAAAAGTGACCAGGTAGTTAATTTTTTAAGAGATGAAAAAGTTAATTATGTTTTGATTGGTGAACCTACTAAATGGGAAAATGAAACTTTATATGTAAATAACGATAATGTCAAATGCGGGCAAGATGCAACTAGTTATTTAATTAGCTGTGGATATAAGACACCGGTATTTGTTTATAGTAATCTGACCGAAATGGTTCAATATGATCGTTATATTGGTTACTCACAAGAATTGCAGAAAAATGCTAAAAAGACTATAGAATTTAAAATGGAATCACAAAAATTATTAGAGAAATTAAATCATTTTTTGGAAACTCATCCTGAAATTGATTCATTTGTTGTAAGTGATGATATTATGGCGATTACTTTACAAGATATGTTATTGGCTACTAATCGAAAAAGTCCTGATTACGGAATAATCAGTTTTAATAATTCGATTTTTGCTCGGGCAGCACATCCATCGATTACTTCAATTGAGATTTTCCCTGATTCATTAGGGACGCAAGCAGCTAAGCTGATTCTTAAAACAGATGATTTACCTTCATTTGATAAGCAACAAGCTGGATTTCCACATGTAACAATCCCACATAAAATAGTTAGAAGACATTCAACTAAATAA
- a CDS encoding O-acetyl-ADP-ribose deacetylase: MSEITVKLGDITKFKGDAIVNAANSTLLGGGGVDGAIHRAAGKELNVACRALNGCKTGEAKITKGYLLPAKYIIHTVGPIYHKSEIDAPKLACCYWNSLEVAKENKIHSIAFPAISTGVYHYPIHEATKIAVETVRKWINEHADYSINVTFMCFSENDKNVYLNELNH; this comes from the coding sequence ATGTCAGAAATAACAGTTAAATTAGGTGATATAACTAAATTTAAAGGAGATGCAATTGTAAATGCAGCTAATTCCACACTTTTAGGTGGTGGAGGAGTTGATGGTGCAATTCATCGTGCAGCAGGAAAAGAATTAAATGTTGCTTGTCGAGCTTTAAATGGATGTAAAACTGGTGAAGCTAAAATTACAAAAGGATACCTTTTGCCTGCCAAGTATATTATTCATACAGTTGGTCCAATTTATCACAAAAGTGAAATAGATGCTCCCAAATTAGCCTGTTGTTATTGGAATAGTCTAGAAGTTGCAAAAGAAAATAAAATTCATTCAATTGCTTTTCCGGCAATTTCAACTGGCGTTTATCATTATCCAATTCATGAAGCAACCAAAATTGCAGTTGAAACGGTAAGAAAATGGATCAATGAACATGCAGATTATTCTATCAATGTTACATTTATGTGTTTTTCTGAGAATGATAAAAATGTATATTTAAATGAATTAAATCACTAG
- a CDS encoding Lreu_0056 family protein, producing MKKQIIFGGLLCATTLILGACGTHDSKSTHHHTSPKTENVEETDSSSMVESSKLSSNISSTVNESSLVADNNTEEMESSANAQSTENVAQSNQTVPNVTNKQLGVMVGLLQSPDWFKGGLSSGEMYYGTVNDTGGEVTGYNFISANGDPESYIYYKRNGDVVTIKYVDPKPGQTVADAGMATRTISYNDLLQDYYQNSNQQTEVNNDASQLKDE from the coding sequence ATGAAAAAACAGATTATATTTGGAGGACTTTTATGTGCAACAACTTTAATTCTAGGAGCATGTGGAACTCATGATAGTAAGAGTACCCATCATCATACAAGTCCTAAAACAGAAAATGTTGAAGAAACTGACTCATCTTCAATGGTTGAAAGTAGTAAATTAAGTTCCAATATTAGTTCGACGGTTAATGAGTCGAGTTTAGTTGCAGATAACAACACTGAAGAAATGGAATCTTCAGCTAATGCTCAAAGTACAGAAAATGTGGCACAATCCAATCAAACAGTTCCAAACGTAACTAATAAGCAATTAGGTGTAATGGTTGGATTATTACAATCTCCAGATTGGTTTAAAGGTGGTTTGAGTTCTGGCGAAATGTATTATGGAACTGTTAATGATACTGGAGGAGAAGTTACTGGTTATAACTTTATTTCTGCAAATGGTGATCCAGAAAGTTATATTTATTACAAACGGAATGGCGACGTTGTCACAATCAAGTATGTTGATCCTAAACCAGGTCAAACCGTTGCGGATGCAGGAATGGCAACACGAACTATTTCGTATAATGATTTGCTTCAAGATTATTATCAAAATTCAAATCAACAAACCGAAGTTAATAACGATGCTAGTCAATTAAAAGATGAATAA